DNA sequence from the Diorhabda sublineata isolate icDioSubl1.1 chromosome 6, icDioSubl1.1, whole genome shotgun sequence genome:
GAGTGTGTGTTTATGAAACTAAATCTCGACAGAGTTATTTGATGATGAAGTTGGGGGCtcttagatattttttcatcattgtCATCTTTCTCGTTTGTATgtatgtaaacaatttttaagaattatatttttcttgagtTTGATTCTGTTAAAAGGATTTGTAGATTATtacatttattgttttttttttggtattttatggTCTGTTAATGCCACTCCGTGTTTTTATCGTATTAATaactattcaaattattttctaattatttaaagGTGTGCCTTATTTGAACAGCTTTATAATACGTAGAAATAACATGATGTGTTTCCTAAGTTCTTTTTTCATCCATTATTATAGGTGAAACTCGACAAACTATCACgcaaaacaaaattaatgagCTCCAAtcagaaaatttagaaatttacaaagaaaaagaaaacttaaaaTCACTCAATGACGACTTGAACTCTACACTAAACGTGTACCGACAAGTGAACAGTCGGTTGCACGAAGAAAAGATTATATTGCAAGAAAATTGCGGTAAAACAACATCACATATAAAACATTGTATTGAAGACATTTCTGAACTAGACAAAAAACTCATTATATTATATCGGCAACATGAATGTTTTGTGGAAGAATTAAACGATATGAATAAAGATTTAGAAAGCttgataaaaacattcaaaaaaatttcaaaactgcATAATGAAATGGAAAccagaataaaaatttcatgcGGGACCATTGAAGACAATGCTAGACATATAACGGAGAGAATTAAAACATTTCaggtaaatttttattcaacgtACTAATACATTACCAAAGTAAATAAGTAGATCGAAATCTTCCAAACTTTATAACATGAACCATTAAAACATTCACGAATCgcagtaattattataaaaaatcagcCGTTCAGAAGTAAATGATATTGATAAACTTTAGAATTGTAACGAAGCTGTAACAAAAGAATATTATGTTATTttgagactgaaggtaaactgtttagtttaccttcagtctctgaagaagataactttgttatcgaaacgtgcgtcataATTGTGTTGGttatagtgtaaacagtatgtttAATAATGTCTGTGGTAAcggaaattttacaaaattggtaataataaataattgaattcacaTAACTTTTcgtacaaacattttttataaaaagttttgcatGTTTCGTGAAGAAATTTAGTTTTTGCTTaaactaaattataaataaaaaatgattagaatTAGGTCTTACctccaaatatttaatattatttattatctctCAGTttgcttataaatatttttatctgaaTCCTGCAGCTTTTCGACATGTTAACTCATTACCTACCATTAGCGTTATCGCAAGTTTCTCTCCCAGATTTAATGTTATTTCCACCATTTCATTGTGATACCTTCTCGATAGCTTCTCAATATTATACTCAAATATTGTCGGTTTACAATTTTAACTTTGCTTATTAAATAATCATCACCAAAAAGCCTTATTATTCGAAGTACAGCtcatcgtattctatggttttaacACCTAAAGTTCAGCAAGCCCTTTGATACCTTGGCAAAATCATTCttggatttggggtctcgtatacactacAACACAAAGGATATATTGTATCAAATCTATTCTTTGTCTATCATCAAGCAAAAAGTTGGCAAAAAGTTGTTGCAATACATTCTAATCTTTTAGTTGCAAATTTTCACACACAAGAATTTCGtcatggatctgaataaatagtgaGCTGACGGTGTAGGTTGCGGACTGAATACCGGGTATGCTAGAACTACAGTgcaattaatttctttaatctTATTTCGCGTAATATTCGCAGAATATGGTTATCATTGCATTGTTATAAAAGAACCCGCTTTCGGTTGAATAAacaacaaacataaaatatttctccGATAAAATGTCACAAATTCGCTGTCTACTATATAGTTAGCTTAACCATGtggaatgatttcgaagtacaATAAATCTTCATTATTATGCTAGACATACAACAAGACATTCAATGTAAAAGTACAatcctaaatatttttaagttatttctgattttaaagattttgttttcgtaataatttttcttattcccGCCATAAATATTTCATAGTGAAGACGGTTATTCTTCACTATAAAGTGGATTGCCAACTATCTTTCCAATTTTTAGGTGGTCTCCCGGGAGGCCTTGAGCCGGGTGGGTTGTTTTCTAGGACTCTTCTCGGAAGTCTGTTCTCGTCCATCCGTCTTACATGGTTGTTCCACTGCCTCTTACGTTGTTTCTACATCTCACAATGAGTAATATCCCGCATTGCTCTTTGACATCTGTATTTCTTACTCTGTTTCTTTGTGTTTTCCCCACTATTGTTCTAAGTGTTTTCATCTCGGCCACCCTCAGCATCTGTTTCGTCTTGTTGGTGTCCTCGCGGACATCCGTGCCATACGTCATGATAGGTCTGATACAAGTCTTGTAGATTCTAATTTTACTATCTATGCGCATGTACGGATTAGACCAGACTATATCTCGTAGGCATCCTGATAGTGCGGATGCTTTGTTAATCTGGCTTCTTAGGTCTTTAACTGGGTCGTGGGTACTTGATATGTCTATGCCCAGACATCTGAATTGCATAACTTGTTCTATGGGATTGTCCTCCACCACCAGCTTACATCTGAGCGGATCCTTCGCCATTGTCATACATTTGGTTTTGCTGATAGAAATGTTCATATTGAGTTGGCGGCTTACTAAAAAGAACTGGAAGAGTTGTCGCTGTAGGTCGTTTTCTGATTCGGCGACGCATCATCAGCGTAGCATACCATACCAACTCTTTTGTTGCCCATTCTGTATCCGAGGTTGAGACATGttacattgtttttaattttatccatGAGGAGATTGAACAAGAAGGGACCTAGACTGTCACCCTGTCTAATTCCTCCTGGTGTTGGGATATTTTCAGTGAATTGATTTCCTACCTTGACCTTTGTTACGTAATTGTTATTTAGGTTATGGATTATCTTCGTTATGTTTGCTGGTGCcttattttccatcaatttatGCAAAAAGTCTACCAACCGGACCCTATCAAACGCCTTTATTAGGTCAATGAAGCAGATATATGCTGGCATATTGTACTCTGTAgccttttcttttatttgttttattatgaacACTCCGTCTGTTATTGACCGTCCCTTTGTAAAGCCCTGTTGTTCTTCAGCATTCTTAATTTGTGTTTCCTTGAGAATACTCGTAAACATTTTTATTGCCATATTTAAAAGAGTTATTCTGCTATAGTTGTCTGGGCAGGTTTTTAGTCCTTTCTTGAATACAGGTATGGTGATGCTGTTATGCCATTCATCTGGTGTTTCcgttttgtttaaaattttgtcaaatagtTGCACTAGTTTCCTTGcaagtttcatattttaaaagCTCGTTTGGGATGCCGTCCGGTCCCAgtgattttctgtttttcagTTTCTTGAGTTTTGCTTTCACCTCTTCATCAGCGACCGTACCACTTATATCTGTTTCGTATTCGTTTATATTCGGCATTTCCTCAGCATCGTAAAGCTCTTTATAATGCTGTTGCCATGTCTCTATTGGTACTCCTTTGGTTTGCACGAACTCGTTAACTCGTTTTTTTCTGTTCCGAAGCATTTTCCACACATTCATTTGGGCGCTATACAGGTAGTGGTCCATGTCGCTAGTAAAATTAGCCAAATGTGCTATTTTGATTGATCTTATTCTTGCATTTACTCTGTTTCTTACTTGGACATATTCTGCGTGGGTTTCTTCCGACGGTGCGCTTTTGTATGTTAAGTAACATTTCCTTTTTGAATCAGAGAGTTCTTTTACCTCTTGACAAAATCATGGTTTGGTGTGGTTTGTCGCGTTTACATTAATTTTGCGCTTTCCAATAGCTTCCTCCGCTGCTTCTTTGATACATTTCGCAGTAGTTTGCCAGCTCTCTTCTACTCCCCATTCTGGTTTCAAATCtatctcttttaatttattagtaatcCTGCTCTTGTAGAGGAGTTTTGTACTCTCCGTTGTTAAAGACTCTAGATTGTACTTTTCGATGAACTGTCTATTATCTCTATTCTCTATTATATCTATTATtcaaaacacgaaaaaaaaatgcaattttgTCAATGGTAAAGCagtaaatgtcaaatttattctgtttttccACGTTAACATTAAAGCCAAACCGAAAGGGAATACCGTTTAAAAGGGTTTATTTACGTAAATTGACCTCTAGAGTAAATTTATCACTAGAATCCTAGAATCAATTTCCCAGAGGTTGGATATATATTTGGTCTAAAAATCATAGTGCTTCAAGATTAACTAGGAggcttgaaaattaaaatagaagcaatttttctatgtttttgtacatatacggtttttcatttttacggAAGATATATTCTCCGtctattttacagaaaaaaagaaCATGATTCTACCATAATATTTTGTCTAGTAAAATCTGTCTCTTAATTCGACTCTCATGAGTAACTGGATGCTGTAACAGTCGAATTTATTGGTTTTCGATCACAAACCGACtgaattgtttcataatttagatattttcagatattttttcaatcgatgtcatatattatttgaattcaattatatcaaaaatcattTGTACCTGTTTTTGTGAAttagaataattacaattttttgctGTAATATTGTGCAattcaattttatgtaattCACAAAAGTCTTGCGGGTCATTGTTCTTGAGCTCTGAACTACAGCTGTTATCTTATACGTTAAGCCATGATGAGTgacataatttaatatattatcaacaatGGAAACTCCGTTTACACCTGAAATAAGATATGCTTGACCGTAGCCCATAGAGGAAAGTCCCAAGGGCCCAAGCTTGACCCAGGCTTGGCCCAACTATGTAGAACTCTGGGCCAAGCTTGTAAGCCAGGCTTGGCCAAGTCTTGGTAAAACTCTGGAGCTATAACGATGGGCCAAGCTTGGTCGCCAAGACTGGGCTATGCTTGGTCACCAAGACTGGGCCATGCTTAAATGCCAGGGCTGGGCCAACCTTAATTGCCAGGACTGGGCCAAGCTTAACTGCCAGGACTGGGCAGATTAAATACCAAGACTTAttcattacataattttttcttctttatatttatcacatttctttatttattttttattcaatatgattttgattttaaaaataaacaaacaaatttttatatttgatctTACTGTTACtgtaattaacaatataaaaatatcagttaattagttaaataaaaatattaaacactTGTAGATTGCACAAGTCTGTACCATTATCGTTAACCTCACTCACAGAGCTGATGTTcaaacttaaattatttaagcttTACATGTTcacaattgtttttttttctctattcaatGCACGTCATCTTTGAACTCGAAAATACGCATCAGACATAGTTACTTttagtagtaataaataataaaaaacacaaacacTGAATAAACTAGAGATCGGATTGATCAGACAcataatgaaaaaaagtatgGCAGTCGACGGGCGAAAATACTCGAACCACGCCTTATATGACCGAAAAACCGAAGCTTGAGTCATCAATGAATGGCCAAGGCTGGGTTAACCAGGATTGGCCCAACCTTGGTCCAAGCCTAGGTTGTCAAAGAATGGCCTAGGCTGGAATATCTAGCCTTGGCCCAAGCTTGGGTAATCATTGGTATGGCCAAGGCCAGGTCAACCAACCTTGGCCCAAGCCTGGGTGGCCAATTAATTGCCAAGGTATTCCAGCCTTGGCCCGAGCTTGGGTAATCATTGGTATGGCCGAAGCTGAGTTAAGTAGCCTGGCCCACGCATGGGCAGATACGTCGAAGCTAGGCTTCTCAGGCCCGTTTGTCAACTCTGGGGTTTCCTGTATGGGAACGagataattcatttattatagttaaatATGAATTACGTAACAAGAGTTGTAAGTAACCCATTAcgcaagaaatgaaaaaattcatgcACGATGCCGCGCAGCACACGAGTGCGTAATAGACTTACAACTCGTGTAatgtactatactttttctacgcccattcattttctttcattaaattaaaaacatcacaaatatttaaactttatatAATAGTTGTTAATAACAACTGAACAATTATTGTAAATCGATTGTGTATTAGTGAATATTCACTAGTatatttcgtgaaggtcgtcaaAAATCGGCTGTTATGCCAGAAAATATAGATGCTCCGTTTAAACTTATATTGGAAGATTGTCAAGTGACATTGCGTGCGATTGAGGCTTACTTATATGTCTATAAGATGGTTACAGGCAGCGAATCATAGAACTATGCATAAGAACCTTAAAATAATCAACAATCGACTGTTTGGGTCGTTCATGTTAATCCAAATCCACCAAATTTTTTCGCGTACGAAGCACTTCCAAGCAAGTGGTCGACATTTTATTCAGAATCACTGGACATTTCGCCACCATTCCATTAGAGTGACGTGAAGACATTGGAAAAATCTGTCGCAGATGGCGCATCATTTTTTATCACGACAATGCGGGCTCTTACATATCAGtggaaacaaaaacattttagaacagtcaaaaaatagaattgatgGTTCATCCAACTCGAAAACCTTATAAGACAAAGAATGGATTGAACGACACGACAAAGCTAAATGTCATTgataatattcagaaaatataagTTCGAAAAGAGGAATGACAAAAAATAGTAACATGGAATATAAGGGGCTTCTTAGGGAAAATATCTGAAGCGCATAGAAAAGAAAAGATATGCGGAAACTCCAGCTGTTACACAGACGCAGAAAAAGCGGAAGTTATACATTTAGAAAACGAGAGAGTTGGATGCataatgaaatcaaatataGCAAATAGCCTCAAAATGTATGAATGTATTGCAAAAATATTAATGACAATTGAGTAACAAATAGAGAATAAGGTGACACTGATCTTCCTTATATG
Encoded proteins:
- the LOC130445842 gene encoding uncharacterized protein LOC130445842; translated protein: MAKDPLRCKLVVEDNPIEQVMQFRCLGIDISSTHDPVKDLRSQINKASALSGCLRDIVWSNPYMRIDSKIRIYKTCIRPIMTYGTDVREDTNKTKQMLRVAEMKTLRTIVGKTQRNRVRNTDVKEQCGILLIVRCRNNVRGSGTTM